The segment CGGCCCCCCATGGCCATCAGCGACACCTCGGCCCACCGGACGAAGGCCTCGGGCCAGAGCCCCAGCACCAGGGTGAAGAACACGCACACCACCAGCACGGTCCAGATGGGCGCCGGCACCGCCACCGGGGTGTCGGGGACGGGCTCCTTCTCCGGCGACACCACGTACATGTACCGCACCAAGTTGTAGTAGTAGCCCACGGAGATCACACTGTTGAGGGCCACCACCACCGGCAGCCAGTAGTTGCCCGCGGCCACCAGGGACCGGAACACCGAGAACTTGGCCATGAACCCCGCCGTGGGCGGCAGGCCGACCAGGGAAACCAGGAACACCACCAGCAGGGCGGCCAGCAGCGGCTCCCGGCGGGCCAGGCCGGCGAAATCCCGCACCTCCCGGCCCTCGCCCTGGACCTGCAGGGCGGTGATCACGGCAAAGGCCCCCACGTTCATGAAGGTATAGGCCATCACGTAGTACAGGACGGCCGGCCGGCTGAGCTCGGTGGCCGCGGCGACGGCCGCCAGGATGTACCCTGCCTGGGCGATGGACGAATAGGCCATCAGGCGTTTGACGTCCGTCTGCCGCAGCGCGGCCACGTTGGCCACGGTCATGGTCAGCACGGCCAGGAGGACGAAGGCCAGCTGCCAGCTGCCCTGCGCGCCGCCCAGGCCGCCGTAGAACACCCGCAGGATGGCGGCGAAGGCCGCACCCTCCGACGCCACCGCCAGGTAGGCGGTGATGGGCGTGGGCGCGCCCTGGTAGGCGTCAGGAAGCCAGAGGTGGAAGGGCACCGCACCCGCCTTGAAGGCCAGGCCGGCCAGGAGGAAGGCGATGCCCAGGGCCAGTACCGGCGCCGGGAGCGGCCCGGCGGTGGCGCCGCCCTGCAGCGCCTGGCCCGCCTGCTGGGCCAGTTCGACCAGGTCGAAGGTGCCCGTGGCCCCGTAGAGCAGGGAGATACCGAAGAGCAGGATGCCGGAGCTCAGGGCGCCGTTGAGGAAGTACTTCAGCGAGGCCTCCTGGGAACGCGGATCGGTGCGCATCAGGCCGGCCAGGGCGTAGGAGCTGAGGGACAGGAGCTCCAGGCCCAGGTAGAAGGTCAGCAGGTTGGCCGCGCCCGCCATGAACAGGGCCCCGGTGGTGGCCAGCAGCAGCAGGCTGAAGTACTCCCCCGCGGCGATGCCCCGGGCGGCCACATAGTCGATGGAAATCAGCGCCACCAGCGCCGTGGCGATGAGGAACACGGCCTTGAAAAAGGCGGCGTAGCCGTCGCTGGCCACCATGTTCCCCAGGATGGGCCCGGGCTGGGTCAGGTCGCGCCGGATCAGGATCATGGCCACCACCACGCCCAGCACGGCCAGATAGCCGATCCAGTCCCGGCGCGCCTCTTGGGCGCTGCTCAACGGCACGGACCCGGTTCCGGCCCCCGAGGCCACGGCCCCCTGGGTTTCCGCCCGCCCGCCCGCAAAGGCGTCTGCCAGCAGGAGGAGCATGGCCGTGAAGACCAGGACGATCTCGGGCAGGAGATAGACCAGTTCTCCAGCCGATGGCACTGGCATCCTCACATCCCCCCCAACTTGGCGACGAATTGCGCGACGGGCGTGCTCAAGACCTGGGTCAGCAACCCCGGCATCCAGCCCAGAAGCAGCATGGCCGCCACCAGGGGCACGAAGGTCGCCAGCTCACGGGCCGACACATCAGGCAGGCCGTGCCACTCCGGCTTCGGCCCGCCCATGGCCACCCGCTGCAGCATGGTGAGGTTGTACATGGCACCGCCCACCAGGCCGATCAGGGCGACGTACACCGCCACCGGGAACACCGGCAGGGTCCCCATCAGGGTGAAGAACTCGCCGATGAAGGTGCTGAACCCGGGCAGCCCCAGGTTGGCGAAGGCGGCGATGCCCAGGAAGGTGGCCGCCACCGGCGTGGTACGGAACATGCCCCCCAGCCGGTCGAAATCCCGCGTGTGGGTGCGGTCATACCAGAAGCCCACCAGGAGGAACAGCAGGGCGGAGGCCAGGCCGTGGGCCACCATCATGAACACGGCCGCCATGGTGGCGGACTGGCCCGCCTGGAGCACCACCTGGGGATCGCGCCCCGCCAGCTGAGCCGCCTCCGCCGCCGCCGGCGCCGCCGCCGCGGCCGCCAGGGCCAGGACCACGAAGCCCATCTGGCTGACCGACGAGTAGGCCACCAGCCGCTTGAAGTCCCGCTGGCCCAGCGCCGTGAAGGCGCCGTAGAGGATGGCGATCACCGCCAGCACGGCCAGCGTGCCGGCCAGGTCCCGGGCCACGTCGGGCAGGGTGGGCCAGGTGATGCGCATCATGCCGTAGGTGCCCATCTTCAGCAGGACCGCGGCCAGGATCACGCTGATGGGGGTCGGCGCCTCCACGTGGGCGTCGGGCAGCCAGGTGTGCACCGGCCACATGG is part of the Thermaerobacter subterraneus DSM 13965 genome and harbors:
- a CDS encoding NADH-quinone oxidoreductase subunit N, which produces MPVPSAGELVYLLPEIVLVFTAMLLLLADAFAGGRAETQGAVASGAGTGSVPLSSAQEARRDWIGYLAVLGVVVAMILIRRDLTQPGPILGNMVASDGYAAFFKAVFLIATALVALISIDYVAARGIAAGEYFSLLLLATTGALFMAGAANLLTFYLGLELLSLSSYALAGLMRTDPRSQEASLKYFLNGALSSGILLFGISLLYGATGTFDLVELAQQAGQALQGGATAGPLPAPVLALGIAFLLAGLAFKAGAVPFHLWLPDAYQGAPTPITAYLAVASEGAAFAAILRVFYGGLGGAQGSWQLAFVLLAVLTMTVANVAALRQTDVKRLMAYSSIAQAGYILAAVAAATELSRPAVLYYVMAYTFMNVGAFAVITALQVQGEGREVRDFAGLARREPLLAALLVVFLVSLVGLPPTAGFMAKFSVFRSLVAAGNYWLPVVVALNSVISVGYYYNLVRYMYVVSPEKEPVPDTPVAVPAPIWTVLVVCVFFTLVLGLWPEAFVRWAEVSLMAMGGRSF
- a CDS encoding complex I subunit 4 family protein, whose amino-acid sequence is MSASLPYLSLILGVPAAGALLTLLIPRENHRAIRLVGTVALAVPLLLVAAVWAGFDPAAGGPQFVERYRWIPTLGAWYYLGVDGLSLPLVALTALVAPLAALASWGIEQRVKEYWVLLGILVTGIFGVFLALDYLLFYVFFELSLIPMYFLIGIWGGPRRDYASLKFFIYTLVGSIVLIVGILGLYFLTGASTFDMVELARRAPAAVPQALKLPLFLLLFAGFAIKTPMWPVHTWLPDAHVEAPTPISVILAAVLLKMGTYGMMRITWPTLPDVARDLAGTLAVLAVIAILYGAFTALGQRDFKRLVAYSSVSQMGFVVLALAAAAAAPAAAEAAQLAGRDPQVVLQAGQSATMAAVFMMVAHGLASALLFLLVGFWYDRTHTRDFDRLGGMFRTTPVAATFLGIAAFANLGLPGFSTFIGEFFTLMGTLPVFPVAVYVALIGLVGGAMYNLTMLQRVAMGGPKPEWHGLPDVSARELATFVPLVAAMLLLGWMPGLLTQVLSTPVAQFVAKLGGM